GGGCGCTGACGGCTTCGATTTCGACATTCAGGCATTTTTGAGAGGCGACTGGGTGAAGACCACGCTGCCCAAACTTCCCGGCATGGCGTGGTCGTTCGTCAAATCGAGCGTGGGCGGCTTTCTGGGCGTGTTTGGCTTCCTGCTCTCGTTCATCATCGTGCCGCTGTATTTGTATTACTTCCTGATCGAGAGCGCGAAGATCCAGGAATCATGGTCGGACTACCTGCCGCTGCGCGCCTCCGTGTTCAAGGATGAGGTCGTGAGCTGCTTGAACGAGATCAACAGCTACCTCGTCGCCTTCTTTCGCGGCCAGCTTTTCGTCAGCGTGATCAACGGCATCGCCACCGGCATTGGTTTGGTCGTTGTGGGGCTCGATTTCGGCCTGCTCATCGGCCTGGCGCTGTGTGTGGCGGGCATCATCCCGTATCTTGGCATCGCCCTGTGCTGGATTCCTGCGGTGGTCATTGCCGCCGTCCAGGGGGGCAGTGCTCTCGTGCCGGGGGATCCGTGGTGGATCATGCCGCTCGTCGTGACCGGCGTGTTCGCCGTGGTGCAGCAGATCGACGCGCTCTTCATCACGCCGCGCATCGTCGGAGAAGCCGTGGGCCTGCATCCGATGACAGTGATCGCTTCCGTGCTGGTGTGGGCGCTGCTGCTCGGGGGATTGCTTGGCGCGATCCTGGCAGTGCCGCTCACCGCCTCGGTGAAGGTTCTTTTTCAACGCTACATCTGGCGTGCGCGCATCGCGCCTCAGACCATCGGCGGAGCCAGAAAAGGGGAGGCTCCCGCATGCTGACGACCTCGCGCAATCCCGGCGTGGTTCATGCCGGATACCATACGTACAAGCCTTTCCATGGAGTGCTGGGCTTCATGATGTCCTGTGTCGCCAGCGTGATCATGCTCCGAGTGCTGCTGCACCTGTTTAAAGAGGAAGAGATTTCGGAGCAAAACATGCAGATCGCCGCGGGCCTTTCGGTGGTGGGCTGCCTGCTCTTCTACCTGGGCACGACTTGGTTCTTCTCGTTCATTACCGGCTATTCACGCAAGCTTTCGGTCAGTGAGGGCGGCATTCGTTATGGCGTGGCGTATTTTTCGTGGCCACAGGTGGCGGTGATTGGAGTGTGCATGAAACGGGGTTGTTTCCAGGTCCATGTCGTCCTGAAGCGTGGCTGGTTCGCCAACCGCAGGCTTGTCACCGATGACGGCATGAGCCGGGAAATGGCGGAAGAGTTCATCGCGGAATTGAGGAGGCAGATCCTGCCGCATTTTCCTCACCTTGTGATCGCCAGGCTGCCATCACTCCCACAGGCTCTTGCCGTCACCGAACCTGTTGGCATGTCAGATGCTGAACCCGCTCCTGAGTGAACATGCGCAATGTCCTTCTGGTCTTTCTCGGCGGCGGCATCGGTTCGGTGCTGCGTTACTTCACCGTCATCGGCGCAGCCCGGCTGTTGCCTCGTTCAGTGTTCCCCTGGGGTGTCTTTACCGCCAACATTTTTGGCAGCTTCATTTTGGGCTTTCTGTTTGCGCTGCCTGCCATGAAGGAAAAAGGCAGCGGCCCCTGGCTGTTTGCAGCTACAGGAGTTCTCGGGGGGTATACCACCTTTTCCACACTCTCGAACGATTCCTGGCTGCTGCTGGTGAACCAGCATTCCTGGCTCGCACTGCTCAATGCCTTCGGCAGCATCCTCCTGGGTGTCACTGCCGCTGCGCTGGGGTGGTGGGCGGGCAGCAAGTGCGCGTGATCAGTTCACGCCTGACTGTCTGGTGTTGGGGTGCCGGCTTCCGCGTCTTCTTCGCGTGCTGAACCCACCTTGAGGGAAATCTTGACCCCGTGTTTTGCCGCCGCCGTGTTCAGCAGGGAGCGGACAGCACTGATGGTCATGCCATTTTTGCCAATCACATGTCGCACGTCGTCCTGTGCTAGCTGCACTCGATACGTGACGGCACCGTTCACATTGGTGCCAATGGCAATGGCCGCCTGCTGCGGGTGGTCGATCAGATTCGCCACCACATACGAAAGGAACTCGCGGAGGGCTTCCGGCGCGTCCATGGCGGTTTAGGCCGTGACCGGAGCGTGCTTGATGATGCTTGCGACCGTGTCGGAGGGCTTGGCCCCCTGCGCGATCCACGCGTTGACGCGATCAAGCTTCAAGGTGGCGCCTTTGATGCCCTTTTGAGGATCGTAGGTGCCGAGGATTTCGAGGAAACGGCCTTCTTTGGGGAAGCGCTTGTCAGCCGCAACAATACGGAAGACAGGGCGGCCTTTGGCGCCCTCTTGACGGAGACGGATAACAACTGCCATGATTCAGGTACGGGATAGGGTCAGGTTTTGGGGAGGCGCATAGTGGAGACTCCGAAATGGAAATCAACCGCTTTTTCCCCCTCTTTCTCGGGTCTGCATGCTCCGGGGATCACGCCAGCACGTCTTTGATGACATGCCCGTGCACGTCCGTCAGGCGGCGTTCGATGCCGTTGTTGTAGTAGCTCAGGCGCTCGTGGTCGATGCCCAGCAGGTGCAAAATCGTGGCATGCAGGTCGTAAATCGTGCTCACTCGCTCCGCCGCCTGGTAGCCAAATTCATCCGTGGTCCCATAGCTGAAGGCCTTTTTCACCCCAGCTCCGGCCAGCCAGACGGTGAATCCCTTCGGATTGTGATCCCGGCCGTTCGCGCCCTTCTGGAAGGTTGGCATACGGCCAAACTCGGTTACAAAGGCCACCAGCGTGTCCTGGAGCAGCCCCCGGGCCTTCAGGTCCTTCAGCAGCCCCGCCACCGGCTGGTCGAGGATCGGCCCATGCACCGAGTACTGCTGCTCTATGGTCTTGTGCCCGTCCCAGTTGCCCACGCCCTCGCCCATCGCGTAGGAACCGTTGAAAAGCTGCACAAAGCGCACGCCGCGCTCGATCAAGCGCCGCGCCAGCAGGCAGTTCTTGGCAAAACCGGCCTTGTTCTCATTGCTGTCGTTCACACCATACAAATCCAGCGTCGCCTTGCTCTCGCCCGCCATGTTGCCGACCTCGG
The Prosthecobacter sp. genome window above contains:
- a CDS encoding AI-2E family transporter, encoding MKNLPTAFQRNALWTAVTALSITVIGALVIGLIYLLTQVIAFLQPILVPFAVAGVLAYLLEPGVEWLERRGLNRHRSVLLAFAVFMLAIGGLGWWMVVKLDDPTRHLAERVPVYYTKARLAVIDFSAKIEKDYGITLPIHAAAAESTATPETPAPSAKEGADGFDFDIQAFLRGDWVKTTLPKLPGMAWSFVKSSVGGFLGVFGFLLSFIIVPLYLYYFLIESAKIQESWSDYLPLRASVFKDEVVSCLNEINSYLVAFFRGQLFVSVINGIATGIGLVVVGLDFGLLIGLALCVAGIIPYLGIALCWIPAVVIAAVQGGSALVPGDPWWIMPLVVTGVFAVVQQIDALFITPRIVGEAVGLHPMTVIASVLVWALLLGGLLGAILAVPLTASVKVLFQRYIWRARIAPQTIGGARKGEAPAC
- the crcB gene encoding fluoride efflux transporter CrcB; translation: MRNVLLVFLGGGIGSVLRYFTVIGAARLLPRSVFPWGVFTANIFGSFILGFLFALPAMKEKGSGPWLFAATGVLGGYTTFSTLSNDSWLLLVNQHSWLALLNAFGSILLGVTAAALGWWAGSKCA
- a CDS encoding KH domain-containing protein; this encodes MDAPEALREFLSYVVANLIDHPQQAAIAIGTNVNGAVTYRVQLAQDDVRHVIGKNGMTISAVRSLLNTAAAKHGVKISLKVGSAREEDAEAGTPTPDSQA
- the rpsP gene encoding 30S ribosomal protein S16, with the protein product MAVVIRLRQEGAKGRPVFRIVAADKRFPKEGRFLEILGTYDPQKGIKGATLKLDRVNAWIAQGAKPSDTVASIIKHAPVTA